The proteins below come from a single Benincasa hispida cultivar B227 chromosome 4, ASM972705v1, whole genome shotgun sequence genomic window:
- the LOC120076825 gene encoding trifunctional UDP-glucose 4,6-dehydratase/UDP-4-keto-6-deoxy-D-glucose 3,5-epimerase/UDP-4-keto-L-rhamnose-reductase RHM2-like yields MAPVTEPYAPRNILITGAAGFIASHVTNRLIKNYPHYKIVALDKLDYCSSIKNLRPSQTSPNFRFIKGDIISADLINYLLVAEEIDTIMHFAAQTHVDNSFGNSFEFTNNNIYGTHVLLEACKVTQRIKRFIHVSTDEVYGETDLETDIGNPEASQLLPTNPYSATKAGAEMLVMAYHRSYGLPTITTRGNNVYGPNQYPEKLIPKFILLAMKGEKLPIHGNGSNVRSYLYSEDVAEAFEVILHKGVIGHVYNIGTKKERRVLDVAGDICKLFGSTPKEAIDFVQDRPFNDQRYFLDDQKLKKLGWQESTPWEEGLKKTMDWYIQNPDWWGDVSAALDPHPRISVATHSNEDSWFFQYGFSRFTRTCSELNKDGGLQRDQRNQQGLKFLIYGRTGWIGGLLGKLCKEKGIEFAYGSGRLEDRRSLIEDIKQVRPTHVFNSAGVTGRPNVDWCESHKVETIRANVVGTLTLADVCKEHNLLLMNFATGCIFEYDNEHPLGSGVGFKEEDKPNFIGSFYSKTKAMVEELLREYPNVCTLRVRMPISSDLSNPRNFITKISRYNKVVNIPNSMTVLDELLPISIEMAKRDCRGIWNFTNPGVVSHNEILEMYREYIDPKFKWENFDLEEQAKVIVAPRSNNELDASKLKKEFPELLSIKESILKFVFEANKKT; encoded by the exons atggcaCCAGTAACTGAGCCATATGCTCCGAGGAACATTCTCATCACAGGGGCAGCAGGTTTCATAGCCTCTCATGTCACTAACCGTTTGATAAAAAACTATCCCCATTATAAGATTGTCGCTCTTGACAAGCTAGATTACTGTTCCAGCATCAAGAACCTACGCCCTTCTCAGACCTCTCCCAATTTCCGATTCATAAAGGGGGATATCATCTCCGCCGATCTCATCAATTACCTCTTGGTTGCTGaagaaattgatacaattatgcaTTTCGCTGCACAAACACACGTCGACAATTCGTTTGGGAACTCGTTCGAGTTCACAAACAACAATATTTATGGTACTCATGTTCTTCTCGAGGCCTGCAAAGTCACTCAAAGGATCAAGAGGTTCATCCATGTCAGTACTGATGAGGTCTATGGTGAGACTGATTTAGAGACTGATATTGGGAATCCTGAGGCCTCACAGCTTCTTCCCACTAATCCTTACTCTGCAACTAAGGCAGGGGCTGAAATGTTGGTCATGGCTTATCATCGGTCTTATGGCCTTCCGACAATAACGACTCGAGGAAATAATGTCTATGGACCTAATCAATACCCTGAAAAGCTTATCCCAAAATTCATTCTCCTGGCCATGAAAGGTGAGAAGTTGCCAATTCATGGGAATGGCTCAAATGTGAGAAGCTATCTATACAGTGAGGATGTTGCTGAGGCATTTGAAGTGATTCTGCATAAGGGAGTGATTGGTCATGTTTACAATATTGGGAccaaaaaagagagaagagtGTTGGATGTAGCAGGAGATATTTGTAAATTGTTTGGATCAACTCCTAAAGAAGCCATAGATTTTGTGCAAGACAGACCCTTCAATGACCAGAGGTATTTCTTGGATGACCAAAAGTTGAAGAAGCTGGGATGGCAAGAGAGCACACCATGGGAAGAAGGGCTGAAAAAGACAATGGACTGGTATATTCAAAACCCTGACTGGTGGGGCGATGTATCCGCCGCGCTTGACCCACACCCTCGAATCTCCGTAGCCACTCATTCCAATGAAGATTCCTGGTTTTTTCAGTATGGATTCTCAAGATTTACAAGAACATGCAGTGAGCTCAACAAAGACGGCGGTTTGCAGCGAGATCAGCGAAATCAGCAAGGTCTGAAGTTCTTGATATATGGACGAACTGGCTGGATAGGAGGTTTGCTAGGCAAATTGTGCAAAGAAAAGGGAATAGAATTCGCATATGGCAGCGGAAGATTGGAAGATAGAAGATCCTTAATTGAGGATATAAAGCAAGTGAGACCAACTCATGTGTTCAATTCTGCAGGGGTCACTGGAAGGCCTAATGTGGACTGGTGTGAATCACATAAGGTTGAAACTATAAGGGCAAATGTAGTTGGGACACTGACTCTTGCTGATGTTTGTAAGGAGCATAATCTCCTGTTGATGAACTTTGCAACTGGTTGCATTTTTGAATATGACAATGAGCATCCACTTGGATCAGGTGTTGGATTCAAGGAGGAAGATAAGCCAAATTTTATAGGTTCATTTTACTCCAAGACCAAGGCCATG GTTGAGGAGCTGCTAAGAGAATATCCAAATGTGTGCACACTGAGAGTGAGAATGCCAATATCATCAGATCTAAGCAACCCCAGAAACTTCATCACCAAAATCAGCCGCTACAACAAAGTGGTGAACATTCCAAACAGCATGACGGTGCTGGACGAGCTGCTACCGATCTCCATTGAAATGGCAAAGAGGGACTGCAGAGGGATTTGGAACTTCACCAATCCAGGGGTTGTGAGCCACAATGAGATCTTGGAAATGTATAGGGAATACATAGACCCGAAATTCAAATGGGAGAATTTTGACTTGGAAGAACAAGCAAAGGTGATCGTGGCGCCGAGGAGTAACAATGAATTGGATGCTTCAAAGCTAAAGAAGGAGTTCCCTGAATTGTTGTCTATCAAAGAGTCCATTCTTAAGTTTGTTTTTGAGGCCAACAAGAAAACTTAG